A single region of the Salvia miltiorrhiza cultivar Shanhuang (shh) chromosome 8, IMPLAD_Smil_shh, whole genome shotgun sequence genome encodes:
- the LOC131001349 gene encoding laccase-14-like produces the protein MFSYRKLNVFILCFLGIIMLGGMGPVHALVHKFEVRRSSHTRLCSTKSMLTVNGQFPGPTIYARRGELVVIDVINRADANISIHWHGVKMPRYPWTDGVTQVTQCPISPGKRFRQRMLLSNEEGTLFWHAHIDWTRATVYGAIIILPPKTHTYPFPKPHAQLPILLGEWWNADVQQVFEKSIAEGVAADFSDAFLMNGQPGDLYPCSKQDTLKLSVEPGKTYLIRMVNAMMNYIMYFKIKDHNVTVVGMDGAYTKPLNTDHIAIAPGQTMDFLLEANQPPSRYYMAGRVWASPYWHTYIPTTGIVEYVGNYTPPSTPVLPSFPGFQGWAESTHFSKRLRSLANDNYPIKLPMNITHNLFFTLTINVGPCFSNSCKNSGRLLASINNISMLYPETQTILEAYYKGIGGVFTTDFPAKPSTIFDFTQGYKPEDEGHTQFGTAVYMLDYNSEVEIVLQGTNFGIGIDHPIHLHGHNFYVIGTGFGNFDPTTDPPRYNLIDPPLMDTVSVPKNGWSTIRFKANNPGVWYMHCHFERHYTWGMKMVFIVKDGEAPNEKMLPPPPDMPRCEAPSQQLLFRI, from the exons ATGTTTTCTTATAGGAAGCTTAACGTTTTCATCCTATGCTTCTTAGGTATTATTATGCTCGGAGGCATGGGTCCAGTCCATGCTTTAGTTCATAAGTTTGAG GTGAGAAGATCTTCACACACCAGGCTATGCAGCACCAAAAGCATGCTAACAGTAAACGGGCAGTTCCCAGGGCCAACTATATATGCTAGAAGGGGAGAATTGGTGGTAATCGATGTTATCAATCGCGCCGATGCAAATATAAGTATCCATTG GCATGGAGTAAAAATGCCGAGATATCCATGGACAGACGGCGTCACCCAAGTGACGCAGTGTCCTATTAGTCCCGGCAAGAGGTTTAGACAACGGATGTTGCTCTCCAACGAAGAAGGCACTTTATTTTGGCACGCACACATCGATTGGACTCGAGCTACTGTGTATGGCGCCATCATCATTCTACCGCCCAAGACACACACTTATCCTTTCCCTAAGCCTCATGCTCAACTTCCCATCTTACTAG GAGAGTGGTGGAATGCTGATGTGCAACAAGTTTTCGAGAAGTCTATAGCCGAAGGAGTAGCTGCCGATTTTTCTGATGCTTTCCTCATGAATGGTCAACCTGGCGACCTGTATCCCTGCTCAAAACAAG ATACATTGAAGTTGAGTGTGGAGCCGGGCAAGACTTACCTGATCAGAATGGTTAACGCAATGATGAACTACATTATGTACTTCAAAATCAAGGACCACAACGTGACGGTGGTGGGCATGGACGGCGCCTACACGAAGCCGCTGAACACCGATCACATTGCGATTGCCCCCGGCCAGACCATGGATTTCCTGCTGGAAGCCAACCAGCCGCCCAGCCGTTATTACATGGCCGGCAGAGTATGGGCCAGCCCCTATTGGCATACTTACATCCCCACCACAGGAATCGTCGAGTACGTTGGTAACTACACCCCCCCCTCGACACCGGTGCTTCCCTCTTTCCCTGGATTCCAAGGCTGGGCGGAGTCCACCCATTTCAGCAAGAGGCTCAGAAGCCTGGCCAACGACAACTATCCCATCAAACTTCCTATGAACATCACACACAACCTCTTCTTCACTCTCACCATTAATGTGGGGCCCTGTTTCTCAAATTCTTGCAAGAATAGCGGCAGGCTGCTGGCCAGCATCAACAACATCTCCATGCTCTACCCGGAAACCCAAACTATTCTTGAGGCCTATTACAAAGGGATCGGAGGAGTTTTCACGACCGATTTCCCGGCCAAGCCATCAACAATATTCGACTTCACGCAAGGTTATAAGCCCGAGGATGAGGGGCACACCCAATTCGGAACGGCTGTGTATATGTTGGACTATAACTCGGAAGTTGAGATCGTGCTTCAAGGCACCAACTTCGGCATCGGAATCGATCATCCCATACATTTACATGGACACAACTTCTACGTTATCGGAACTGGATTCGGGAACTTCGACCCAACCACCGATCCGCCACGCTATAATCTCATTGACCCGCCGTTGATGGACACGGTTTCCGTTCCAAAAAATGGATGGAGCACTATCAGATTTAAGGCTAACAATCcag GAGTGTGGTACATGCACTGCCATTTCGAACGTCATTACACTTGGGGAATGAAGATGGTGTTCATCGTTAAGGACGGAGAAGCCCCCAATGAGAAGATGTTGCCTCCGCCCCCAGATATGCCCCGCTGTGAAGCACCATCTCAACAATTATTGTTTAGGATTTAa